In Sedimenticola thiotaurini, the following proteins share a genomic window:
- a CDS encoding 6-phosphofructokinase, protein MTRKVGILTAGGDSPGLNAAIRGVGKSVQGHYGMELIGFRDGFRGLMENRSMRLDGEQLSGILTQGGTILGTSRDKPHRMLVNGKPTDMTETIVRNYRQHRLDVLICLGGGGTQKNALRLKQQGLNIITLPKTIDNDVAGTDTSFGFDTALGIATEAIDRLHSTAHSHHRVIVVEIMGHRAGWLALGAGIAGGADVILLPEIPYDIRRVAEAIRQRARNGKRFSIVAVAEGARSLQQVARFRAIQKRKKKASNKHDKQRAREKLAALEADHLGNHTVRLSEQLEQLTGLESRVTILGHVQRGGSPSTADRLLATRLGSACADLIQQKCYGVMVAAAGEAAVPVPLEEVAGVKKLVPLDHPWILSARRVGTSLGD, encoded by the coding sequence GTGACCAGAAAAGTTGGTATCCTCACCGCCGGTGGTGACAGCCCGGGACTCAATGCCGCCATTCGGGGCGTTGGCAAGAGCGTGCAGGGACACTACGGCATGGAGTTGATCGGCTTTCGGGACGGTTTTCGGGGCCTGATGGAGAACCGCTCCATGCGCCTGGATGGGGAGCAGTTGTCCGGTATCCTGACCCAAGGTGGCACCATTCTCGGTACCAGTCGGGACAAGCCGCACCGCATGCTGGTGAACGGTAAGCCCACCGACATGACCGAAACCATTGTGCGCAACTATCGGCAACACCGGTTGGATGTGCTGATCTGCCTGGGCGGTGGCGGCACCCAGAAGAACGCCCTGCGCCTGAAACAGCAGGGACTCAATATCATCACCCTGCCGAAGACCATTGATAACGATGTGGCTGGGACGGACACCAGCTTCGGTTTTGATACCGCGTTGGGTATCGCCACCGAAGCAATCGACCGGTTGCACAGTACCGCCCACAGCCATCACCGGGTCATCGTGGTGGAGATCATGGGGCACCGGGCCGGCTGGCTCGCCCTGGGGGCCGGTATCGCCGGGGGAGCCGACGTGATTCTGTTACCGGAGATCCCCTATGATATCCGGCGGGTCGCTGAAGCGATCCGCCAGCGTGCCCGGAACGGCAAGCGCTTCAGTATCGTGGCAGTGGCGGAGGGCGCCCGCTCGTTACAACAGGTAGCCAGGTTCCGGGCTATTCAAAAACGCAAAAAGAAGGCCTCCAACAAGCATGACAAACAGCGCGCCAGGGAAAAATTGGCGGCGCTGGAGGCGGATCACCTGGGTAATCACACCGTCCGGCTGTCGGAACAGCTGGAGCAACTCACCGGTTTGGAGAGTCGGGTCACCATCCTTGGCCATGTGCAACGGGGTGGTTCACCGTCGACGGCGGACCGATTGCTGGCCACCCGCCTGGGCAGCGCCTGTGCCGACCTGATTCAGCAGAAGTGTTACGGAGTGATGGTGGCGGCGGCCGGGGAAGCAGCCGTCCCGGTACCCCTGGAGGAGGTGGCCGGTGTGAAGAAGCTGGTGCCCCTGGATCATCCCTGGATCCTCAGCGCCCGCCGTGTCGGCACCAGCCTGGGGGATTGA
- a CDS encoding DJ-1 family glyoxalase III → MARILVPLAHGCEELEAVTIIDLLRRAGQEVVTAGLEPGPVTASRGVVLQPDVTLDEVLEQPFDMVALPGGLPGADHLDRDPRIHALLERVASHQGFTAAICAAPKVLANAGLLNGRQATAYPGVLEGMQLGDVQLAASAVVRDGQVITSRGPGTAMDFALTLVEALAGREKRDEVEAGLAR, encoded by the coding sequence ATGGCACGCATCCTCGTCCCCCTCGCCCACGGTTGCGAAGAGCTTGAAGCAGTAACCATTATCGACCTGCTGCGTCGGGCCGGTCAGGAGGTGGTCACGGCGGGTCTGGAACCGGGACCGGTGACCGCCAGTCGTGGCGTGGTACTGCAACCGGATGTGACGCTGGATGAGGTGCTGGAACAGCCCTTCGATATGGTGGCACTGCCGGGGGGATTACCGGGTGCCGACCACCTGGATCGGGATCCACGTATTCATGCGCTGCTGGAACGGGTGGCGTCACACCAGGGCTTCACGGCGGCGATCTGCGCGGCGCCTAAAGTGCTGGCTAATGCAGGACTGCTGAATGGCCGTCAGGCCACCGCTTATCCGGGGGTGTTGGAGGGCATGCAGCTGGGCGATGTGCAGCTGGCCGCATCCGCGGTGGTCAGGGACGGTCAGGTCATCACCTCCCGGGGTCCCGGTACCGCGATGGATTTCGCTCTGACCCTGGTCGAGGCGCTGGCCGGCCGGGAAAAACGTGATGAGGTGGAGGCGGGGCTGGCGCGTTAG
- a CDS encoding divergent polysaccharide deacetylase family protein, with protein sequence MTATGGCRLTLLLLLLGFAWPAGSAGAAATPVITIIIDDMGNHGGWGDAALAVPGPVTYAFLPHTPHANRLALKAHAAGKEVMLHLPMQSHDGNALGPGALTLHMTETAFKRTLEENLKAVPYVKGINNHMGSLLTRHPGAMAWLMQGIRSRGDLFFIDSRTTLATVARQLAVEYQVPSASRDVFLDNSRDPAAISRQFDQLLKRARRQGYAIGIGHPYPETSQVLAQRLADMEALGVRLIPASEMINYQRSRTLWHASSSPSPTVAKSLKQ encoded by the coding sequence ATGACCGCAACAGGTGGGTGCCGACTGACTCTGCTGCTACTGTTGTTGGGCTTTGCCTGGCCAGCAGGATCGGCCGGTGCCGCCGCCACTCCGGTGATTACCATCATTATCGATGACATGGGTAACCACGGGGGGTGGGGCGATGCTGCTCTGGCGGTGCCGGGTCCGGTGACCTATGCGTTCCTGCCTCACACCCCCCACGCCAACCGGTTGGCCCTTAAGGCTCACGCTGCAGGCAAAGAGGTGATGTTGCACCTGCCCATGCAATCCCATGATGGCAATGCCCTGGGCCCCGGCGCCCTGACCCTGCACATGACCGAGACCGCCTTCAAGCGCACCCTGGAGGAGAATCTGAAAGCGGTTCCCTACGTCAAAGGCATCAACAACCACATGGGCAGCCTGTTGACCCGCCACCCCGGCGCCATGGCCTGGCTCATGCAGGGAATACGTTCCCGGGGCGATCTGTTTTTTATCGACAGCCGCACCACCCTGGCCACAGTGGCCAGGCAATTGGCAGTGGAGTACCAGGTGCCGAGTGCCAGTCGGGATGTGTTTCTGGATAATAGTCGCGATCCGGCGGCTATCAGTCGCCAGTTCGACCAGTTGTTGAAGCGGGCCCGCCGCCAGGGTTACGCCATCGGTATCGGTCACCCCTATCCGGAAACCAGCCAGGTGCTGGCGCAACGGTTGGCGGATATGGAGGCACTGGGTGTGCGCCTGATACCCGCCTCGGAAATGATCAACTACCAAAGGAGCAGAACCCTATGGCACGCATCCTCGTCCCCCTCGCCCACGGTTGCGAAGAGCTTGAAGCAGTAA
- a CDS encoding S41 family peptidase: MKRRFDSARALILGLIPGVLLILATGVSAEEPKAPLPMQELRAFAEIFGRIKESYVEPVDDKALLESAIRGMLAGLDPHSSYLNEEEFDDLQAGTSGEFGGLGIEVGQEDGFVKVISPIDDTPAQRAGVKAGDLIIRLDEKPIKGMSLEEAVNLMRGKPGTKVVLTIAREGEEKPLRITVVRDIIKVASVKGRMLEEGFAYVRLSHFQSRTTEDMLKKISELKAESKVGIKGLVLDLRNNPGGILNGAVSVSDAFLTDGIVVYTQGRDEESRLDFNAAPDDVLDGAPMVVLVNGGSASASEIVAGALQDHRRAIIMGSQTFGKGSVQTIIPVSQTAAVKLTTARYFTPSGRSIQGEGIKPDIVLSDAKLTRNETDDAIRIKEADLAGHLENGNGKSEPEEQSDQPGPDVGDDYQLSEALNLLKGIAIFNNWD; the protein is encoded by the coding sequence ATGAAGAGAAGATTTGACTCGGCACGTGCACTGATTCTGGGCTTGATTCCTGGAGTGTTGCTGATCCTGGCCACAGGCGTTTCCGCTGAAGAGCCGAAAGCGCCCCTGCCGATGCAGGAGCTGCGTGCCTTCGCCGAGATATTCGGGCGAATCAAGGAGAGCTACGTGGAGCCGGTGGATGACAAGGCGCTGCTGGAGTCTGCCATCCGCGGCATGTTGGCGGGGCTGGATCCCCACTCATCCTACCTGAACGAGGAGGAGTTTGACGATCTGCAGGCCGGCACCAGTGGTGAGTTCGGCGGGCTGGGCATCGAAGTAGGCCAGGAGGACGGCTTCGTCAAGGTGATCTCCCCCATCGACGACACCCCCGCCCAGCGGGCCGGCGTGAAGGCCGGTGATCTGATCATCCGGCTGGATGAGAAGCCGATCAAAGGCATGAGCCTGGAAGAAGCGGTCAATCTGATGCGTGGCAAACCCGGTACCAAAGTGGTGCTCACCATTGCCCGGGAGGGGGAAGAGAAGCCGCTGCGTATAACGGTGGTGCGGGACATCATCAAGGTTGCCAGTGTCAAGGGGCGTATGCTGGAAGAGGGCTTTGCCTATGTGCGACTCTCCCACTTCCAGTCCCGTACCACCGAGGACATGCTGAAAAAGATCAGTGAGCTGAAGGCCGAGTCCAAAGTGGGCATCAAGGGCCTGGTGCTGGATCTGCGCAACAACCCGGGTGGCATTCTGAACGGAGCGGTCTCCGTCAGTGACGCCTTCCTGACCGATGGTATCGTGGTCTATACCCAGGGGCGTGACGAAGAGTCACGGCTTGATTTCAATGCCGCCCCGGATGATGTGCTGGATGGGGCACCCATGGTGGTATTGGTCAACGGCGGCTCCGCATCCGCTTCCGAGATTGTGGCCGGCGCCCTGCAGGATCACCGACGGGCTATCATCATGGGTAGTCAGACCTTCGGCAAAGGTTCGGTTCAGACCATCATCCCGGTCAGCCAGACGGCAGCAGTGAAGCTGACCACGGCGCGTTATTTCACACCCTCCGGCCGCTCCATTCAGGGCGAGGGGATCAAACCGGATATCGTGCTGTCTGACGCCAAACTGACCCGCAACGAGACGGATGACGCGATCCGTATCAAGGAGGCGGATCTGGCCGGTCACCTGGAGAACGGTAATGGCAAGAGCGAGCCGGAAGAGCAATCGGACCAGCCCGGACCCGATGTGGGTGACGACTACCAATTGAGCGAAGCCCTCAACCTGTTAAAGGGCATCGCCATATTCAATAACTGGGACTGA
- a CDS encoding murein hydrolase activator EnvC family protein codes for MAPEFCRRLAVILIPITLLSGSALAASEDGVISSREGELKQLQKEISTLQQQLSGRERERQALQEQLRRAEKAIGKTTRDLRDLAASLKRQQRLLDQLQARRTDQLKALEENRQALKQQMRSAYAMGRQERLKILLNQQDPAVVSRLLIYYDYLNRSRAEQISRLDQALKALQETESNLLLERERMRQTQAQVLAQQRSLDQEQQKRQQVLALLNQDIESKGEVLKGYQRDAQQLQNLLKKLQAEIVNLPIETEKHKPFKQLKGRLKWPIKGRLATRFGTSRAGGLKWDGVVIAAREGVEVRAVHHGRVAFADWLRGFGLLMIIDHGDGYMSLYGNNQSLFKEAGDWVEPGEPVALVGNSGGQANPGVYFGIRYKGRPVNPKRWCEATQGNRVGALGRDALTGLVQLATLHLSDPAASIAMSRGNRSREARYEEKI; via the coding sequence ATGGCTCCTGAGTTCTGCCGGCGCCTGGCCGTTATACTGATTCCGATAACGCTACTGTCGGGTAGTGCGCTGGCCGCCTCGGAAGATGGGGTGATCAGTAGCAGGGAAGGTGAACTGAAGCAGCTTCAGAAAGAGATCTCCACACTGCAGCAGCAACTTAGCGGTCGCGAGCGGGAACGCCAGGCCCTGCAGGAGCAGCTGCGCCGAGCTGAGAAGGCGATCGGTAAGACGACACGTGATCTGCGCGACCTGGCCGCCAGTCTGAAACGGCAGCAGCGGCTGCTGGATCAACTTCAGGCCCGGCGCACGGATCAGCTGAAGGCTTTGGAGGAGAACCGACAGGCATTGAAACAGCAGATGCGCTCGGCCTATGCCATGGGGCGTCAGGAGCGGCTGAAGATTCTGCTCAATCAGCAAGACCCTGCCGTGGTAAGCCGGCTGCTGATCTATTACGACTACCTCAACCGCTCCCGGGCCGAGCAGATCAGCCGGCTCGACCAGGCGCTGAAGGCGCTGCAGGAGACCGAATCGAACCTGCTTCTGGAGCGTGAGCGGATGCGCCAGACCCAGGCGCAGGTGCTGGCGCAACAGCGCAGCCTGGACCAGGAACAGCAGAAACGGCAGCAGGTGTTGGCGCTGCTGAACCAGGATATCGAGAGTAAGGGAGAGGTGCTCAAAGGCTACCAAAGGGATGCCCAGCAGTTGCAGAATCTGCTCAAGAAACTCCAGGCAGAGATCGTCAATCTGCCGATCGAAACTGAAAAACACAAGCCATTCAAACAGCTGAAGGGTCGCCTGAAGTGGCCGATCAAGGGTCGCCTGGCCACCCGGTTCGGTACCTCCCGGGCGGGCGGCCTGAAGTGGGATGGTGTGGTGATCGCCGCCCGGGAGGGGGTGGAGGTTCGGGCAGTACACCACGGCCGGGTCGCTTTTGCTGACTGGTTGCGTGGTTTTGGCCTGTTGATGATTATTGACCATGGTGATGGCTACATGAGTCTTTATGGCAATAACCAGAGCCTGTTCAAGGAAGCGGGCGACTGGGTAGAACCGGGTGAGCCGGTGGCGCTGGTGGGTAACAGTGGTGGCCAGGCCAATCCGGGGGTATATTTTGGTATACGCTACAAGGGTCGCCCGGTAAATCCGAAGCGGTGGTGTGAAGCAACGCAAGGTAACCGGGTAGGTGCCTTGGGACGCGACGCCTTGACGGGACTGGTGCAACTGGCCACCCTGCACCTTTCTGATCCCGCCGCCAGCATTGCGATGTCACGCGGCAATCGAAGCAGAGAAGCAAGATATGAAGAGAAGATTTGA
- the gpmI gene encoding 2,3-bisphosphoglycerate-independent phosphoglycerate mutase → MSFRAKPAVLLIMDGWGYSEEARSNAIMAADTPVWDSLWERYPHTLINTSGAEVGLPDGQMGNSEVGHLNLGAGRVVYQEFTRVSRSVRTGSFFTNRTLVDAVDGAIRKDRAVHILGLLSPGGVHSHEEHIHAMAKLAVERGASRVYVHAFLDGRDMPPKSASASIQAMNRVFTELGEGRIASIIGRFYAMDRDNRWDRVQRAFQLLVEGEAEFTAPDAELALQQAYQRDETDEFVKATRIVPPGEQPVTIEDGDAVLFMNYRSDRARELTRAFIEQDFDGFERPRVPRLSSFVSLTEYNKDFDIPVAFPPERLDNVFGEYISKLGLRQLRLAETEKYAHVTFFFNGGREQVFEGEDRILIPSPKVNTYDLKPEMSAPQVTDALVEAIKSDKYDAIICNYANSDMVGHTGKFDAAVAAIEALDRCLGRVVEAIEQSGGEMLITADHGNAEQMEDVENAQPHTAHTQNPVPLLYVGRPGQLNQRGALCDIAPTLLTLMGLAVPSEMRGHNLLQLTEQEATTGSQKD, encoded by the coding sequence ATGTCTTTCAGAGCAAAACCAGCAGTGCTGCTGATCATGGATGGCTGGGGATACAGTGAAGAGGCCCGGTCCAATGCCATCATGGCCGCGGATACGCCGGTGTGGGACAGCCTCTGGGAGCGATATCCCCATACCTTGATCAACACCTCCGGTGCCGAGGTGGGATTGCCGGATGGCCAGATGGGTAATTCCGAGGTGGGGCATCTCAACCTGGGGGCTGGCCGGGTGGTCTACCAGGAGTTTACCCGGGTCAGCCGTTCGGTGCGCACCGGCTCCTTCTTCACCAACCGCACGCTGGTGGATGCGGTTGACGGGGCGATCAGGAAAGATCGAGCGGTCCATATTCTGGGTCTGCTCTCTCCCGGCGGCGTGCATAGCCATGAAGAGCACATTCACGCCATGGCAAAGCTGGCGGTTGAACGGGGTGCCAGCCGGGTTTACGTACATGCATTTCTGGATGGGCGTGACATGCCGCCGAAGAGTGCAAGCGCCTCCATCCAGGCCATGAACCGGGTATTTACCGAGCTGGGGGAGGGGCGTATCGCCTCCATTATCGGCCGTTTCTACGCCATGGACCGGGATAATCGCTGGGATCGGGTGCAGCGGGCCTTCCAGCTCCTGGTCGAGGGAGAGGCGGAGTTCACCGCACCCGATGCGGAGCTGGCGCTGCAACAGGCCTATCAACGGGATGAGACGGACGAGTTCGTTAAGGCCACCCGTATCGTGCCGCCGGGGGAGCAGCCGGTCACCATCGAGGATGGGGATGCGGTGCTGTTCATGAATTACCGCTCCGACCGGGCACGGGAGCTGACCCGCGCATTTATTGAACAGGACTTTGATGGTTTCGAACGACCACGGGTGCCCCGGTTGAGCAGCTTCGTCAGCCTGACTGAATACAACAAGGATTTCGATATCCCGGTGGCCTTCCCGCCCGAGCGGCTGGATAACGTATTTGGTGAATACATCTCCAAGTTGGGGCTGCGGCAGCTGCGCCTGGCGGAGACCGAAAAGTATGCCCACGTCACCTTTTTCTTCAACGGCGGCCGGGAGCAGGTGTTTGAAGGGGAAGATCGTATCCTGATCCCCTCGCCCAAAGTGAATACCTATGATCTGAAGCCGGAGATGAGTGCACCCCAGGTGACGGACGCCCTGGTGGAGGCGATCAAGAGCGACAAGTATGACGCCATTATCTGCAACTACGCCAACTCCGACATGGTGGGACATACCGGAAAGTTCGATGCCGCGGTAGCGGCTATCGAGGCGCTGGACCGCTGCCTGGGACGGGTGGTGGAGGCGATCGAGCAGAGCGGTGGTGAAATGCTGATCACCGCCGACCATGGCAATGCGGAGCAGATGGAGGATGTGGAGAATGCCCAACCCCACACTGCCCACACACAGAACCCGGTCCCGCTGCTCTATGTGGGACGTCCGGGGCAGCTCAACCAACGGGGCGCCCTGTGTGATATCGCGCCGACCCTGTTGACCCTGATGGGATTGGCGGTGCCCTCCGAAATGCGCGGACACAATCTGCTGCAGCTGACCGAACAGGAAGCCACGACTGGTTCACAGAAGGACTGA
- a CDS encoding ArsR/SmtB family transcription factor: MADDEDIERASRSLKAMSHPLRLKILCTLGDEEVSVQEIVEHVGTSQSNISQHLAILRDKGILASRKDANRVYYRVSDSRTLKLIGMMREVFCSHGH; this comes from the coding sequence ATGGCCGATGACGAGGATATCGAACGCGCATCCCGGTCACTCAAGGCCATGTCACACCCCCTGCGGCTGAAGATCCTCTGCACCCTGGGTGATGAAGAGGTGAGCGTTCAGGAGATTGTCGAACATGTCGGCACCTCCCAGAGCAATATCTCGCAACATCTGGCCATACTCCGGGACAAGGGCATCCTGGCCTCCCGCAAAGACGCCAACCGGGTCTACTACCGGGTGAGTGATTCACGTACCTTGAAGCTGATAGGCATGATGCGCGAGGTGTTCTGTTCCCACGGACACTGA
- a CDS encoding rhodanese-like domain-containing protein produces MQQLIEFITNHIILFSALVVVLVLLVQNLLAGMGGKSSVTPLQATQLINREDAVVVDVRPIADFNNGHIVNAINIPSTALKNQISVVTKHKGKPIIVACRSGAQSAAACKVLRNAGIEPVYNLQGGMLAWQNDSLPISKK; encoded by the coding sequence ATGCAACAGCTTATCGAATTCATCACAAACCACATTATTCTGTTCTCCGCCCTGGTGGTGGTGCTGGTACTGCTCGTGCAGAACCTGCTGGCCGGGATGGGAGGAAAATCCTCTGTCACACCATTACAGGCCACCCAGTTGATCAACCGGGAGGATGCCGTGGTAGTGGATGTGCGACCGATTGCGGACTTCAACAACGGTCATATCGTGAATGCCATCAACATTCCCAGCACCGCGCTGAAGAACCAGATCAGCGTGGTGACCAAACACAAGGGGAAGCCGATTATTGTCGCCTGCCGTTCCGGAGCGCAGTCCGCCGCCGCCTGCAAGGTGCTGCGGAATGCCGGCATCGAGCCGGTCTATAATCTCCAGGGCGGCATGCTTGCCTGGCAGAACGACAGCCTGCCAATCAGTAAAAAGTAA
- the secB gene encoding protein-export chaperone SecB produces the protein MTDNDQATTPSREFSLQRIYVKDISFETPNSPAIFTQEWKPESSLSLNSAVSKLDEDLYEVVLTVTVTTKLGDKTAYLVEVQQGGIFTVRDFPEAEMGHLMGAYCPNILFPYAREVVSDLVSKGSFPQLLLTPVSFDQLYAQHQQEQASKQQPAEPAPH, from the coding sequence ATGACGGATAATGATCAAGCCACCACACCCAGCCGCGAGTTTTCACTGCAACGCATCTATGTGAAGGATATCTCTTTCGAGACACCCAACTCACCGGCCATTTTCACCCAGGAGTGGAAACCGGAATCGAGCCTGAGTCTGAACAGCGCTGTCAGCAAGCTGGATGAAGACCTTTACGAAGTGGTGTTGACGGTCACCGTGACCACCAAACTCGGCGACAAGACCGCCTACCTGGTGGAGGTGCAGCAGGGAGGTATCTTCACTGTGCGGGACTTCCCGGAAGCGGAGATGGGTCACCTGATGGGTGCCTACTGTCCCAACATCCTGTTCCCCTATGCCCGGGAAGTGGTCTCCGATCTGGTCAGCAAGGGGAGTTTCCCCCAACTGCTGCTCACACCGGTGAGCTTCGACCAGCTCTATGCCCAGCATCAGCAGGAGCAGGCCAGCAAGCAGCAACCCGCCGAGCCGGCCCCGCACTGA
- a CDS encoding NAD(P)H-dependent glycerol-3-phosphate dehydrogenase has product MSAAPVFSVLGAGSWGTALAILLARNGIRVRLWGHLPEEVRQLAREGENSTFLPGIPFPPGLTPTVELADAVRDADEILIAVPSHAFAAVLKSVEPLLAERTGVCWATKGLDPASGQLLHEVAEDILGPERPTAVISGPSFAKEVAAGLPTAVTVASTSHDYAKRIAGYFHSDCFRAYTSSDVIGLEIGSAAKNVMAIGAGISDGLAFGANARAALITRGLSEIMRLGLALGGKMETFIGLGGMGDLVLTCTDNQSRNRRMGLALARGLTIDQAKQEIGQEVEGVMATREIHKRARSLGVEMPITEQIERVLYEGLDPRTAVQALLDRDPRPEAG; this is encoded by the coding sequence ATGTCCGCAGCACCCGTCTTTTCCGTTCTCGGCGCCGGATCCTGGGGTACCGCCCTGGCGATCCTGCTGGCGCGCAATGGCATCCGTGTGCGGCTCTGGGGACATCTGCCTGAAGAGGTTCGCCAACTGGCCCGGGAGGGTGAAAACAGCACCTTCCTGCCCGGCATCCCGTTCCCGCCCGGACTGACTCCGACGGTGGAACTGGCGGACGCGGTGCGCGATGCCGACGAGATCCTGATCGCCGTCCCCAGTCATGCGTTCGCCGCGGTTCTCAAATCGGTTGAACCCCTGTTGGCGGAACGGACCGGGGTCTGCTGGGCCACCAAGGGGCTCGATCCCGCCTCAGGTCAGCTGCTGCACGAAGTGGCGGAGGATATCCTGGGTCCAGAGCGCCCCACGGCGGTCATCTCCGGTCCCAGTTTTGCCAAGGAGGTGGCGGCTGGTCTGCCCACGGCAGTCACCGTTGCTTCCACCTCCCACGACTATGCCAAGCGGATTGCCGGCTATTTCCACTCTGACTGTTTTCGCGCCTACACCAGCAGCGATGTGATCGGCCTGGAGATCGGCAGTGCGGCCAAGAACGTCATGGCGATCGGTGCCGGTATCTCTGACGGCCTCGCCTTCGGCGCCAATGCCCGCGCCGCCCTGATCACCCGGGGACTGAGTGAAATTATGCGCCTGGGGCTGGCCCTGGGTGGCAAGATGGAGACCTTTATCGGTCTCGGCGGCATGGGCGATCTGGTTCTGACCTGTACCGACAACCAGTCACGTAACCGCCGCATGGGTCTGGCACTGGCGCGGGGTCTGACCATCGACCAGGCGAAACAGGAGATCGGCCAGGAGGTGGAAGGGGTGATGGCGACCCGGGAGATCCACAAGCGGGCCAGGTCACTGGGCGTGGAGATGCCGATTACTGAGCAGATCGAACGGGTACTTTACGAAGGACTGGATCCCAGAACCGCCGTGCAGGCGTTGTTGGATCGAGACCCCCGGCCCGAGGCCGGTTGA
- the trmL gene encoding tRNA (uridine(34)/cytosine(34)/5-carboxymethylaminomethyluridine(34)-2'-O)-methyltransferase TrmL, whose amino-acid sequence MFNVALYEPEIPPNTGNIIRLCANSGSRLHLIHPLGFTLEDRQLRRAGLDYHDLACLQEYADMATFLSQHAPRRLFACSTRGSRCYSEVDYRPDDTLLFGPETRGLPQTLLDQLPPEQLIRIPMQAGNRSINLSNAVAIILFEAWRQQGFDGAV is encoded by the coding sequence ATGTTTAACGTAGCACTGTATGAGCCGGAGATTCCGCCCAATACAGGTAATATCATACGCCTGTGCGCCAACAGTGGCAGCCGGCTCCATCTTATCCATCCGCTCGGTTTCACCCTGGAGGATCGCCAGTTGCGCCGGGCAGGACTGGATTATCACGACCTGGCCTGTCTGCAGGAGTATGCGGATATGGCGACCTTTCTCTCCCAGCATGCCCCCCGGAGGTTGTTTGCCTGCTCCACCCGCGGCAGCCGCTGTTACAGCGAGGTGGACTACCGGCCGGATGACACCCTGCTGTTCGGCCCGGAGACCCGGGGTCTGCCCCAGACCCTGCTGGACCAGTTGCCACCGGAGCAGCTGATCCGCATACCGATGCAGGCGGGCAATCGCAGTATCAATCTCTCCAATGCGGTGGCGATCATCCTGTTCGAGGCGTGGCGCCAGCAGGGGTTTGATGGCGCGGTTTAG
- a CDS encoding dihydroorotate dehydrogenase, translating into MTTISDSPLAVDFCGLNFNTPLVLLSGCVGFGEEYTRVAGFSNRDAGAICLKGTTGEPRLGNAPHRIYETPEGMLNAIGLQNPGVDKVVREILPTLDFSETRFIANVSGSTIEEYEEVTRRFDDSPIDAIEINISCPNVKEGGVAFGNDPAMSARVVEACRRATSKPLITKLSPNQTDIAANARGCIEAGSDAFAVINTLMGMAIDIESRTPIIGNNQGGLSGPAIKPVALLKVHQVYQVCREHGIPIIGQGGITTAEDAIEFLIAGASAVGIGTALFYDPLICGKINRGIKAYLEKHNMASVRQLTGTLTLNSPRPATRCC; encoded by the coding sequence ATGACGACAATCAGTGACTCGCCCCTGGCCGTTGATTTCTGCGGACTCAACTTCAACACTCCCCTGGTGCTGCTCTCCGGCTGTGTAGGCTTCGGCGAAGAGTACACGCGGGTAGCCGGCTTTAGCAACCGGGATGCGGGCGCCATCTGCCTGAAAGGGACCACCGGCGAGCCACGGCTGGGCAACGCCCCGCACCGCATCTACGAAACCCCCGAGGGTATGCTCAACGCCATCGGGCTGCAGAATCCCGGGGTGGACAAGGTGGTACGGGAGATTCTGCCGACCCTGGATTTCTCCGAAACCCGCTTTATCGCCAACGTCTCCGGCTCCACTATCGAGGAGTATGAAGAGGTTACCCGGCGTTTTGATGACTCACCCATTGATGCCATCGAGATCAACATCTCCTGTCCCAACGTCAAGGAGGGTGGCGTCGCATTCGGTAATGATCCAGCCATGTCGGCCCGGGTGGTGGAGGCGTGTCGCCGGGCCACCAGCAAACCCCTGATCACCAAGCTCTCGCCCAACCAGACCGATATCGCCGCCAATGCCCGGGGCTGCATCGAGGCCGGTTCGGACGCCTTTGCGGTGATCAACACCCTGATGGGCATGGCCATTGATATTGAAAGTCGCACACCCATTATCGGCAACAATCAGGGCGGTCTGTCCGGCCCGGCCATCAAGCCGGTCGCCCTACTAAAAGTCCACCAGGTGTACCAGGTGTGCCGGGAGCACGGTATTCCCATCATCGGTCAGGGTGGCATCACCACTGCCGAGGACGCCATTGAGTTCCTGATTGCGGGGGCCTCCGCAGTCGGCATCGGTACCGCGCTCTTTTACGACCCGTTGATCTGCGGGAAGATAAACCGTGGTATAAAGGCCTATCTGGAAAAGCACAATATGGCATCAGTCAGACAGTTAACCGGAACTTTAACGCTGAACAGTCCGCGACCGGCAACCCGGTGTTGCTGA